The proteins below come from a single Flavobacteriales bacterium genomic window:
- a CDS encoding PadR family transcriptional regulator, with product MNIENTKAQMRKGILEFCILSLVSEDDAYASDIIERLKQSRLIVVEGTLYPLLTRLKNAGLLSYRWEESTSGPPRKYYKLTPVGKQFLKELNTT from the coding sequence ATCAACATCGAGAACACCAAAGCGCAAATGAGAAAGGGGATACTGGAATTCTGTATCCTGTCCCTGGTCTCGGAGGATGATGCCTACGCTTCAGACATCATCGAGCGCCTCAAACAGTCCAGGCTGATCGTGGTAGAGGGTACCCTCTACCCGCTCCTGACAAGGCTAAAGAATGCCGGCCTGCTCAGCTACCGGTGGGAGGAATCCACCTCCGGGCCTCCCAGAAAATATTATAAGCTCACACCCGTGGGCAAACAATTTCTAAAAGAACTCAACACAACCTG